The Thermotoga sp. Ku-13t genomic sequence CTCACGTGGAATACCAGACAGAAAAGAGGCACTATGCACATATCGATTGTCCCGGTCATGCTGACTACATAAAGAACATGATCACCGGTGCCGCACAGATGGATGGAGCCATCCTCGTCGTTGCCGCGACGGATGGACCCATGCCACAGACACGTGAGCACGTTCTGTTGGCGAGACAGGTGAACGTGCCTTACATGGTGGTCTTCTTGAACAAAGTGGACGCTGTCGACGATCCTGAATTGATCGATCTCGTCGAAATGGAAGTCAGAGAACTGTTGACCAAGTACGAGTTCCCTGGTGACGAGGTCCCAGTCATCAGAGGTTCCGCTCTGAAAGCACTCGAAGCCAACGATCCAAACGATCCAGCTTACAAACCCATACAGGAACTGCTTGATGCCTTGGACAACTACATTCCTGAACCCGTCCGCGAGGTCGACAAGCCGTTTTTGATGGCAATAGAGGACGTTTTCTCCATCACCGGAAGAGGTACGGTTGTGACTGGAAGAATCGAGCGTGGACGTATCAGACCTGGTGACGAAGTGGAAATCATCGGTATGAGCTACGAAATAAGGAAGACGGTCGTGACGAGCGTTGAAATGTTCAGAAAAGAACTCGAAGAAGGAATTGCAGGGGACAACGTTGGATGCTTGCTGAGGGGTATTGACAAGGATGAAGTAGAACGCGGGCAGGTTCTTGCGGCCCCTGGTACAATAACACCCCATACAACGTTCAAGGCAAACGTGTACGTTTTGAAGAA encodes the following:
- the tuf gene encoding elongation factor Tu; translation: MAKEKFVRTKPHVNVGTIGHIDHGKTTLTAAITKYLSLKGLANYVPYDQIDKAPEEKARGITINITHVEYQTEKRHYAHIDCPGHADYIKNMITGAAQMDGAILVVAATDGPMPQTREHVLLARQVNVPYMVVFLNKVDAVDDPELIDLVEMEVRELLTKYEFPGDEVPVIRGSALKALEANDPNDPAYKPIQELLDALDNYIPEPVREVDKPFLMAIEDVFSITGRGTVVTGRIERGRIRPGDEVEIIGMSYEIRKTVVTSVEMFRKELEEGIAGDNVGCLLRGIDKDEVERGQVLAAPGTITPHTTFKANVYVLKKEEGGRHTPFMKGYRPQFYIRTADVTGEIVELGNNAEMVMPGDNAILTIKLIYPVAVEKGMRFAIREGGKTVGAGVVAEIIE